One genomic window of Armatimonadota bacterium includes the following:
- a CDS encoding Fic family protein produces MNPTEFHSTEAGTVTLTREGYHAFLPAPLPPKLRYDDALVLALSKADTALSELAGVGRTLPNPHLFIMPYVLREAVLSTRIEGTQAGVSDFLLDEVGEKTSTQPADRQEVQNYIQAMEYGCKRLSDLPLSRRLVCEIHAHLLNGVRGKHSTPGEVRRSQNWIGGTSPADAVYVPPPIYEMDNALTLWESYLHERDKYPPLIQCALMHEHFESIHPFLDGNGRIGRLLITLFLIERGRLTRPMLYLSAYIEATKGQYYDCLQRIRTHGDWRSWLLYFLGGVTQAAADAARQAGHLMDLWRDYEYRLRNEPRAHVLLPPLFANPYMTVARAEKILRVSTPTARKAVLALEAHGMLENVPQSPWRRLYMARPILDSFEPAEVSGA; encoded by the coding sequence GTGAACCCAACTGAGTTTCACAGCACAGAAGCTGGTACAGTGACTCTCACTCGCGAGGGTTACCATGCCTTTCTGCCAGCCCCCCTGCCACCAAAGCTCCGTTACGATGACGCCCTCGTGCTAGCGCTGTCCAAAGCGGACACTGCACTGAGCGAACTTGCGGGTGTCGGACGAACTCTGCCAAATCCCCACCTTTTCATCATGCCCTACGTTCTCCGCGAGGCGGTTCTCTCCACTCGCATCGAGGGAACGCAAGCCGGGGTTTCCGACTTCCTGCTTGATGAGGTGGGGGAAAAGACTTCCACACAGCCGGCAGACAGGCAGGAGGTACAAAACTACATTCAGGCGATGGAGTATGGATGCAAGCGCCTAAGCGATCTGCCGCTCTCCAGGCGACTGGTATGCGAGATACACGCGCATCTGCTAAATGGCGTACGCGGAAAACACAGCACACCGGGCGAAGTTCGTCGATCACAAAACTGGATTGGAGGCACATCACCGGCTGACGCGGTTTACGTTCCTCCGCCAATCTACGAAATGGACAATGCTCTCACCCTTTGGGAATCGTACCTGCACGAACGTGACAAGTATCCACCACTTATCCAGTGCGCGCTGATGCACGAGCACTTCGAGTCGATACATCCGTTCCTCGATGGCAACGGACGCATTGGCCGCCTCCTGATCACGTTGTTCCTGATCGAGCGAGGCCGGCTGACTCGACCGATGCTTTATCTGTCTGCTTACATCGAGGCTACAAAGGGCCAGTATTACGATTGTCTGCAGCGCATCCGCACTCATGGCGACTGGCGATCGTGGTTGCTCTACTTCCTTGGAGGCGTGACGCAGGCCGCAGCCGATGCCGCACGCCAGGCCGGCCATCTTATGGACCTGTGGCGGGACTACGAGTACAGGCTACGTAACGAGCCCAGGGCCCATGTCTTGCTCCCACCTCTCTTCGCCAACCCTTATATGACAGTTGCCCGTGCTGAGAAGATTCTGCGGGTATCGACGCCAACCGCTAGAAAAGCTGTACTCGCGCTGGAAGCACATGGCATGCTCGAAAACGTTCCTCAAAGCCCCTGGCGCAGGTTGTACATGGCGCGTCCGATTCTCGATTCGTTCGAGCCAGCAGAGGTGTCTGGAGCCTGA
- a CDS encoding glycosyltransferase produces MTPDTPPESRPLKIAMFTEAYPPIVSGVAVATRTLVEGLRTLGHQVDVYAPYHPDQPADETGVTRLPAVPVPLPGWIPISMPLTPMAFNDIAAKSYDIAHTQHPFLLGTVARALARRLDIPLVVTVHTQYEQYVHYWTPWHEPGRWIVRQIIREFCNTCDQVVTVAAGMEALLREYGVTVGIEVIPNDVDSGDFLNASGEGVREELGLAPGETFILSVSRIASEKNLLFMLESVAPLLEAKNARLVFVGDGPQRAELERRASDLGLNHRVAFAGKLPHEQTARYYAAADLFLITSVTEVNPLTIGESLAAGTPVVAVDSFSAREGMVDGHDGLISALDTDAFRHAVATLLDDPAQRERMAASARETARRRSSGSATERTDALYAGLLGSGHHEENLGGNEETKK; encoded by the coding sequence ATGACTCCTGATACCCCGCCGGAGAGCCGGCCCCTCAAGATCGCCATGTTCACCGAGGCCTATCCGCCCATCGTGAGCGGCGTCGCCGTCGCCACCCGCACGCTGGTGGAAGGCCTGCGTACCCTGGGCCACCAGGTGGATGTCTACGCGCCCTACCACCCGGACCAGCCGGCCGACGAGACCGGTGTGACACGCCTGCCGGCCGTGCCTGTCCCGCTCCCCGGCTGGATTCCGATCAGCATGCCGCTCACCCCCATGGCATTCAACGACATCGCCGCGAAATCGTACGATATCGCGCACACGCAGCACCCGTTTCTGCTCGGAACGGTCGCCCGCGCGCTGGCGAGGCGGCTGGACATCCCGCTGGTCGTGACGGTCCACACCCAGTACGAGCAATACGTACACTACTGGACGCCGTGGCACGAACCGGGCCGGTGGATCGTGCGGCAGATCATCCGCGAGTTCTGCAACACGTGCGACCAGGTGGTCACGGTGGCCGCCGGCATGGAAGCCCTTCTCCGCGAATACGGCGTGACGGTCGGCATCGAAGTCATCCCCAACGACGTGGACTCGGGCGATTTCCTGAACGCGTCCGGCGAGGGGGTGCGCGAGGAACTGGGGCTTGCGCCGGGCGAGACGTTCATATTGAGCGTGAGCCGCATCGCGAGCGAGAAGAACCTCCTCTTCATGCTGGAAAGCGTGGCGCCGCTCCTCGAGGCGAAGAACGCGCGGCTTGTGTTCGTGGGAGACGGACCGCAGCGCGCCGAGCTCGAGCGTCGCGCTTCGGACCTGGGTCTGAACCATCGCGTAGCCTTCGCGGGCAAACTGCCGCACGAGCAGACGGCGCGGTACTACGCCGCCGCCGACCTCTTCCTCATCACGAGCGTCACGGAAGTCAACCCACTGACCATCGGTGAGTCCCTGGCTGCGGGCACGCCGGTAGTGGCGGTGGACTCGTTCAGCGCCCGCGAGGGAATGGTGGACGGGCACGACGGCCTGATTTCGGCGCTGGATACGGATGCGTTCCGGCACGCGGTCGCCACGCTCCTGGATGACCCCGCGCAGCGCGAGCGGATGGCCGCCTCGGCGCGCGAAACGGCTCGTCGGCGCAGTTCCGGCTCGGCCACCGAGCGAACGGACGCCCTGTACGCCGGCCTCCTGGGCTCCGGCCACCACGAGGAGAACCTGGGAGGAAACGAGGAAACGAAGAAATGA
- the mutS gene encoding DNA mismatch repair protein MutS — translation MGFVEHAPKLTPMMAQYNAVKAQYPDALVMMRMGDFYEMIGEDAERAAPVLEITLTSRPVSKSDRVPLCGVPYHAADRYIAKLIAAGFRVAIADQLEDPKKAKGIVKRGVTRVVTPGTVVEDSLLPGKANNFLVAVAQGGDNFGLAVADVSTGEFAVTELRGSDPRRALLDELTRLQPAETLLLHDFLIEEDVRAVVKGRLEAFESKADIRSPHQILCEHFGVASLRGFGCEDLPLAQQAAVAVLDYLEGNHLSAKHHLNGLSTYSTDHFLFLDATARRNLELTSTQWTATGASLLQTLDRTATPGGVRLLRQWIEHPLLDVDTIHARQDAVAEFHASTILRHDAGAALKGIADLPRLVSRAATGASNPRDMAAMNASLERIPELARALTSCESSLLVVLREALDPCDDLRSLLSAAIVDDPPLKMQDGGYIRAGFNADLDHLRDLAANGRQYIANLEAQERERTGIKTLKIGYNSVFGYYLEVSRSQVNGVPDDWIRKQTTANGERYVTPQLKEFEHEVLGADERISALESELFKAVRDAVADQSVRLLALAAALAQVDALLGLAKAAVENRYTRPEVNADDAIRITAGRHPVVERSQSDAFIPNDCVLNSEERLIVLTGPNMSGKSTWLRQVALIVLMAQMGSFVPADSATIGVVDRIFTRIGAHDDLSSGQSTFMVEMTETANILSNATERSLVILDEIGRGTSTYDGLSIAWAVVEHLAGVGCKTLFATHYHHLNDLEKQQDGIRNYRIAVREDGHRILWLRKIIRGGTDKSYGIQVARLAGLPDTVIARATEVLDQLEGDGNPPAKVDKVEHLQLTLFDAQQTPMEKELKALDVNVLSPIEALNLLHKWKGER, via the coding sequence ATGGGGTTCGTGGAACACGCCCCCAAACTCACCCCGATGATGGCGCAGTACAACGCCGTCAAGGCCCAGTACCCGGACGCCCTCGTGATGATGCGCATGGGCGATTTCTACGAGATGATCGGCGAGGACGCCGAGCGTGCAGCGCCGGTCCTCGAGATCACGCTGACGAGCCGCCCTGTCTCCAAGAGCGACCGCGTCCCCCTCTGCGGCGTGCCCTACCACGCAGCCGATCGCTATATCGCGAAACTCATCGCCGCCGGTTTCCGGGTGGCTATCGCCGACCAGTTGGAGGATCCCAAGAAGGCGAAGGGCATCGTCAAACGCGGCGTTACGAGGGTCGTCACGCCCGGCACGGTGGTCGAGGACTCGCTGCTCCCCGGCAAGGCCAACAATTTCCTCGTGGCGGTCGCACAGGGCGGCGACAACTTCGGGCTGGCCGTGGCCGATGTCAGCACCGGGGAGTTCGCCGTGACGGAACTGCGCGGCTCCGATCCGCGCAGGGCTCTGCTGGACGAACTGACACGGCTCCAGCCGGCGGAAACGCTGCTCCTGCACGATTTCCTGATCGAGGAGGACGTGAGGGCGGTCGTGAAGGGCCGCCTGGAGGCCTTCGAATCGAAAGCCGACATCCGCTCGCCGCACCAGATCCTGTGCGAGCATTTCGGCGTCGCCAGCCTGCGCGGGTTCGGCTGCGAAGACCTGCCGCTGGCCCAGCAGGCGGCTGTGGCCGTGCTGGACTACCTGGAGGGCAACCACCTCTCCGCAAAGCACCACCTGAACGGCCTCTCGACCTACAGCACGGACCACTTCCTGTTCCTGGACGCCACCGCCCGCCGCAACCTGGAGCTCACCAGCACGCAGTGGACCGCCACCGGCGCCAGCCTGCTCCAGACGCTGGATCGGACCGCCACGCCGGGCGGCGTCCGCCTGCTGCGCCAGTGGATCGAGCACCCGCTTCTGGACGTGGATACGATCCACGCGCGCCAGGACGCCGTCGCCGAGTTCCACGCCTCCACGATCCTCCGCCACGATGCCGGCGCCGCGCTGAAAGGCATCGCGGACCTCCCGCGCCTCGTCAGCCGCGCCGCCACGGGCGCGTCCAACCCGCGCGATATGGCAGCCATGAACGCCTCTCTGGAACGCATTCCGGAGTTGGCCAGAGCGCTTACATCGTGCGAGTCGTCGCTCCTGGTGGTGCTTCGCGAGGCGCTGGACCCGTGCGACGACCTGCGGAGCCTCTTGAGCGCGGCCATCGTGGACGATCCGCCGCTCAAGATGCAGGACGGCGGGTACATCCGCGCCGGCTTCAATGCCGACCTCGACCACCTGCGCGATCTGGCCGCCAACGGCCGCCAGTACATCGCGAACCTGGAGGCGCAGGAGCGCGAGCGGACGGGCATCAAGACGCTCAAGATCGGCTACAACAGCGTATTTGGTTACTACCTGGAGGTCTCTCGCTCGCAGGTTAACGGCGTGCCGGACGACTGGATCCGCAAGCAGACCACGGCGAACGGCGAGCGCTACGTGACGCCGCAGTTGAAGGAGTTCGAGCACGAGGTCCTCGGAGCGGACGAGAGGATTTCGGCGCTGGAGTCGGAGCTATTCAAGGCGGTCCGGGACGCGGTGGCGGACCAGTCGGTACGGCTGCTCGCCCTTGCCGCTGCGCTGGCCCAGGTGGACGCGCTGCTCGGGTTGGCGAAGGCCGCCGTTGAGAACCGCTACACGCGGCCGGAGGTCAACGCGGACGACGCCATCCGGATAACGGCCGGCCGGCACCCGGTGGTGGAGCGGTCGCAGTCCGACGCGTTTATCCCCAACGACTGCGTGCTGAACAGCGAGGAACGCCTCATTGTCCTCACCGGACCTAACATGAGCGGCAAGAGCACGTGGCTGCGGCAGGTCGCTCTCATCGTGCTGATGGCGCAGATGGGGTCGTTCGTGCCGGCGGACAGCGCGACGATCGGCGTGGTGGACCGCATCTTCACCCGCATCGGCGCTCATGACGACCTTTCGAGCGGACAAAGCACGTTCATGGTCGAGATGACCGAGACTGCCAACATTCTGTCCAACGCCACGGAGCGCAGCCTCGTCATCCTGGACGAGATCGGGCGTGGAACGAGCACTTACGACGGCCTGAGCATCGCCTGGGCGGTGGTGGAGCACCTCGCCGGCGTTGGGTGCAAAACCCTGTTCGCAACCCACTACCACCACCTGAACGACCTGGAGAAGCAGCAGGATGGCATCCGCAACTACCGCATCGCCGTTCGGGAGGACGGCCACCGCATCCTCTGGCTCCGCAAGATCATCCGCGGCGGCACGGACAAGAGCTACGGCATCCAGGTCGCGCGCCTGGCCGGCCTGCCGGACACAGTCATCGCCCGCGCCACCGAGGTGCTGGACCAACTGGAAGGCGACGGCAACCCGCCGGCGAAGGTAGACAAGGTGGAGCACTTGCAGTTGACGCTCTTTGACGCCCAGCAGACGCCTATGGAGAAGGAACTGAAGGCCCTGGACGTGAACGTCCTCAGCCCCATCGAAGCGCTGAACCTCCTGCACAAGTGGAAGGGGGAGAGGTAG
- a CDS encoding glycoside hydrolase family 38 C-terminal domain-containing protein has protein sequence MPEQPTLVETIHRVLSDIAATPVAGWSATPSDDPLSSTGGGTGWAPVELPNDIYGLPAAWYRTTIVTPEKHHGWPVAGLPVTLILDILHYGEVYVNGRYHGRYHRGNSRVVLVERARPGQTYEVAIRVAGPGSNSAEVSEGTSGRGIGLHSAVLEYGAVDGVRPAINAHLESVDVSTRLTALTGKGDYVLTQAAEAIDRAAIASGNTAGLLESIETANETLSGLDDLFKRYTIALTANAHIDMAWLWDREETKQVCHDTFRSVLNLMREYPDFIFAHSQAQSYEWVEQLWPDIFEEVKQRVNEGRWEIVGGMWVEPDCNLPCGESFVRQVVYGKRYFMEKFGKDVTLGWNPDSFGYNWSMPQVYKKCGISAFLTQKLTWNDTNLWPYRAFWWESPDNSRIFSYFPTDYVGHVWPNKLISDLAYMVKETGFNRTCHLYGIGDHGGGPTRDMLDRADSLAARKPYPAVKHERAHDFVAGMVSEAKAGHELPVWNSELYLEYHRGTFTSQAAIKRGNREAERLLRNVEAFSVLAGRFGLPYPGDKLKELWKLTLFNQFHDILPGSCIGAAAADAASDYAQIQGEGGALLDAALKALGKGSGAGSVVVANPMNWARDGVASIALEKIGLSGDSFVVTGPAGPVPSQVVEDAGVPTLLFLAKGVPALGVATYTVAAGSQPVEGTLSAGDTFIENANLRVEIAPNGTFTRVYDKAQDFEAVEPGKAGNLLQAFVDNPGKWEAWEIDKDFAAQREDLTGPVHIEVLESGPVRARVRTTRQWRASTFVQDVILTAGSKRVDVVNRVDWHESRTMIKVLFPANVQTKVATYEVPYAAIERSTGNETSHEKAQFEVPALQWADLSVDAHGVSLLNDCKHGHDIKGNAMRLTLLRSPNSPDPKCDRGVNVFTYSFYPHAGGWVEGKVYREAHSLNDPLIARPGAGSAAFVEIAQPNVVISALKAAEDGDDVILRFFETAGLDGEAELIFAEAPKAVWDADMMENALTQYPSGGTAVTVPLGHNEVKTLRLTF, from the coding sequence GTGCCTGAACAACCCACCCTCGTGGAGACGATCCACCGGGTACTTTCGGATATCGCCGCCACCCCCGTGGCCGGTTGGTCGGCAACCCCGTCCGACGATCCCCTTTCCTCGACCGGAGGCGGAACGGGATGGGCGCCGGTCGAACTGCCGAACGACATTTACGGCCTGCCCGCCGCATGGTACCGTACGACCATCGTGACACCAGAGAAGCACCACGGCTGGCCAGTCGCGGGCCTGCCTGTCACGCTGATCCTGGACATCCTCCATTACGGCGAGGTGTATGTGAACGGCCGCTATCACGGAAGGTACCACCGCGGAAATAGCCGCGTTGTCCTGGTGGAACGGGCCAGGCCAGGCCAGACATATGAGGTGGCGATCCGTGTGGCCGGCCCCGGCAGCAACAGCGCGGAGGTGTCGGAAGGCACTTCCGGACGCGGCATCGGCCTCCACTCGGCGGTCCTTGAGTACGGCGCGGTGGACGGAGTGAGGCCGGCGATCAACGCCCACCTGGAAAGCGTGGACGTGTCCACTCGCCTGACGGCGCTCACCGGCAAAGGCGATTATGTGCTCACGCAGGCGGCGGAGGCGATCGACCGGGCGGCCATCGCGTCCGGCAATACGGCGGGCCTCCTGGAGAGCATAGAAACCGCCAACGAGACGCTCTCCGGCCTCGACGACCTGTTCAAGCGCTATACCATCGCGCTCACCGCGAACGCCCATATCGACATGGCGTGGCTGTGGGACCGCGAAGAGACTAAACAGGTCTGTCACGATACCTTCCGCAGCGTGCTCAACCTCATGCGCGAGTATCCCGATTTTATCTTCGCGCACAGCCAGGCGCAGTCCTACGAGTGGGTGGAACAACTCTGGCCGGACATTTTCGAGGAGGTCAAACAGCGCGTCAACGAAGGTCGCTGGGAGATCGTCGGCGGAATGTGGGTCGAGCCGGACTGCAACCTGCCGTGCGGCGAATCGTTCGTCCGCCAGGTGGTATACGGCAAGCGCTACTTCATGGAGAAGTTCGGCAAGGACGTCACGCTCGGCTGGAACCCGGATTCGTTCGGCTACAACTGGTCGATGCCCCAGGTCTACAAGAAGTGCGGTATCTCGGCCTTCCTCACCCAGAAACTCACGTGGAATGACACGAACCTCTGGCCGTACCGCGCGTTCTGGTGGGAGTCGCCGGACAACAGCCGCATCTTCTCGTATTTCCCGACCGATTATGTGGGCCACGTCTGGCCGAACAAACTGATCTCGGACCTGGCGTACATGGTCAAGGAAACGGGCTTCAACCGGACCTGCCACCTTTACGGCATCGGAGACCACGGCGGCGGACCGACCCGCGACATGCTGGACCGCGCCGATAGCCTGGCCGCCCGGAAGCCCTATCCGGCGGTGAAGCATGAGCGGGCCCATGATTTCGTCGCCGGGATGGTATCGGAAGCGAAGGCCGGCCACGAACTGCCGGTCTGGAACAGCGAACTCTATCTGGAGTATCACCGAGGCACATTCACCAGCCAGGCCGCCATCAAGCGCGGCAACCGCGAGGCCGAGCGCCTTCTGCGTAACGTCGAGGCGTTCAGCGTGCTGGCCGGCCGATTCGGTCTGCCGTATCCGGGCGACAAGTTGAAGGAATTGTGGAAGCTCACGCTTTTCAACCAGTTCCATGACATCCTGCCGGGCTCTTGCATCGGCGCCGCCGCGGCCGACGCCGCATCCGATTACGCGCAGATCCAGGGCGAAGGTGGCGCCCTGCTGGACGCCGCGCTCAAAGCGTTGGGTAAGGGCTCCGGGGCCGGATCGGTCGTTGTGGCCAATCCGATGAACTGGGCGCGCGACGGGGTCGCTTCCATCGCGCTGGAGAAGATCGGCCTGAGCGGCGATTCGTTCGTCGTTACCGGACCGGCGGGGCCAGTCCCGAGCCAGGTGGTGGAAGACGCAGGCGTCCCGACGCTCCTTTTCCTCGCGAAAGGCGTCCCCGCACTCGGCGTCGCGACGTATACCGTCGCCGCCGGTTCCCAACCCGTTGAGGGTACTCTGTCGGCGGGCGATACCTTCATTGAGAACGCCAACCTCCGCGTGGAGATCGCGCCCAACGGCACATTCACGCGTGTCTACGACAAGGCGCAGGACTTCGAGGCCGTGGAACCGGGCAAAGCCGGCAACCTTCTGCAGGCGTTTGTGGACAACCCAGGCAAGTGGGAAGCGTGGGAGATCGACAAGGATTTCGCCGCGCAGCGGGAAGACCTGACCGGACCCGTTCACATCGAGGTGCTGGAATCCGGCCCGGTGCGAGCCCGCGTTCGGACCACCCGCCAATGGCGCGCGTCCACGTTCGTCCAGGACGTCATCCTCACCGCTGGCTCCAAGCGCGTGGACGTTGTGAACCGTGTGGACTGGCACGAGAGCCGCACGATGATCAAGGTGCTGTTCCCCGCGAACGTCCAGACGAAGGTGGCCACCTATGAGGTCCCTTACGCCGCCATCGAGCGCAGCACCGGCAACGAAACGAGCCACGAGAAGGCGCAGTTCGAGGTCCCCGCGCTTCAATGGGCCGACCTCAGCGTTGATGCCCACGGCGTGAGCCTCCTGAACGACTGCAAGCACGGCCACGACATTAAGGGCAATGCGATGCGCCTCACTCTTCTCCGCTCTCCCAACAGCCCCGATCCCAAATGCGACCGCGGTGTCAACGTGTTCACGTACAGCTTCTACCCGCACGCCGGCGGCTGGGTTGAGGGGAAGGTTTATCGCGAGGCCCACAGCCTGAACGATCCGTTGATCGCCCGCCCGGGCGCCGGAAGCGCAGCGTTCGTGGAGATCGCGCAGCCGAATGTGGTTATCAGCGCGCTCAAGGCGGCCGAGGACGGCGACGACGTCATCCTCCGCTTCTTCGAAACGGCGGGATTGGACGGAGAGGCCGAGTTGATCTTCGCCGAAGCCCCGAAAGCGGTCTGGGACGCGGACATGATGGAAAACGCGCTCACACAATACCCGTCGGGAGGCACGGCCGTCACCGTCCCGCTCGGCCACAACGAGGTAAAGACCCTGCGCCTGACGTTCTAA
- a CDS encoding type II toxin-antitoxin system Phd/YefM family antitoxin, whose amino-acid sequence MSTMTCRQLRTDLADTLNRVAYAGERFVIERHGKPVAAIVSVEDLAEIEAREDAEDIADLRASIAETQEVGTVPFRGLLASKP is encoded by the coding sequence ATGTCAACCATGACGTGCCGGCAGCTGAGGACGGATCTCGCGGACACACTCAATCGTGTGGCATATGCGGGTGAGCGTTTCGTTATCGAGCGCCATGGGAAGCCGGTGGCGGCCATCGTGTCCGTAGAGGACCTTGCCGAGATAGAAGCGCGGGAGGATGCAGAGGATATCGCGGATCTGAGAGCTTCCATCGCCGAAACGCAGGAAGTGGGCACCGTGCCATTTCGTGGCCTGCTTGCCTCGAAACCCTAG
- a CDS encoding glycoside hydrolase family 43 protein, whose protein sequence is MRISITKNPLNRTGERITLAAVLSLAWALPSMAQPQAASVNKDVQKSPRNTAGATKDAKGAVTSGNPLFPGWYADPEVAVFKKQYWIYPTYSAPYDQQTHLDAFSSKDLVTWTKHPSIIDTNAVTWARRAMWAPAIIAKGGKYYLFFSANDIQNDDQIGGIGVAVSKSPGGPFKDYLGKPLLGRIINRAQPIDQFVFRDRDGTYYMIYGGWGRCNITRLKDDFTGLVPFADGATFKEITPRGYVEGPDMFVRKGKYYFMWSEGGWGGPNYRVAYAIADSPLGPFERIGTILQQDPAVATGAGHNSVLQVPGTDDWYIVYHRRPLGETDGNHRVTCIDKMFFDERGFILPVKITNTGVAKQTVK, encoded by the coding sequence ATGAGAATTTCGATTACGAAGAACCCCCTGAACAGAACCGGGGAGCGGATCACTCTCGCGGCGGTACTGTCGCTCGCCTGGGCGCTGCCGTCCATGGCTCAGCCACAGGCCGCTTCGGTGAACAAGGACGTTCAGAAGTCGCCGCGGAACACGGCGGGTGCGACTAAAGATGCGAAGGGTGCGGTCACGTCGGGCAATCCGTTGTTCCCGGGGTGGTATGCCGATCCCGAGGTCGCGGTGTTCAAGAAGCAGTACTGGATCTATCCGACCTACTCGGCGCCGTATGACCAGCAGACCCACCTGGATGCCTTTTCCTCCAAGGACCTGGTTACCTGGACGAAGCACCCAAGCATCATCGATACGAACGCCGTGACATGGGCCCGGCGGGCCATGTGGGCGCCCGCCATCATCGCAAAGGGCGGCAAGTACTACCTGTTCTTCAGCGCCAACGACATTCAAAACGACGATCAGATCGGCGGCATCGGCGTGGCGGTCTCGAAGTCTCCGGGCGGGCCCTTCAAGGATTATCTGGGCAAGCCCTTGCTGGGCAGAATCATCAACAGGGCGCAGCCGATCGACCAGTTTGTGTTCCGTGACAGAGACGGCACGTACTATATGATCTACGGAGGCTGGGGGCGGTGCAACATCACCAGACTCAAGGACGATTTTACTGGCCTCGTTCCCTTTGCCGACGGCGCCACCTTCAAGGAGATCACGCCCAGAGGCTACGTGGAAGGCCCAGACATGTTCGTGCGCAAGGGGAAGTACTACTTCATGTGGTCGGAGGGCGGATGGGGCGGCCCCAACTACCGTGTGGCGTATGCCATCGCCGATTCGCCACTCGGGCCTTTCGAGCGCATCGGCACGATTCTGCAGCAGGACCCCGCTGTCGCCACGGGCGCCGGCCACAACTCGGTGCTGCAGGTTCCCGGCACGGACGACTGGTATATCGTCTATCACCGAAGGCCGCTGGGCGAAACGGACGGCAACCACCGCGTCACCTGCATCGACAAGATGTTCTTCGATGAAAGGGGTTTTATCCTGCCGGTCAAGATCACGAATACCGGGGTCGCGAAGCAGACCGTCAAGTAG